Sequence from the Thermococcus nautili genome:
GCTCGTGGTCTGGACTTTTGACGAGCCTGACCTCTCCGGGAACCCCAAACTCGTCAAGGAGTTCCTCAGTGAGCTTCCTAACGACCCCGCTCCCCGGGTTGTTCTTCCCGTAGAAGAAGACCGCCCTCCCGGGTGAAAGCTCCGCCAGGGCCGAGACAATGAGCCTCAAGTTGTTCCCGGTCTCCCCGTGCGGTCTGTACTTTCCCCTATAAGCCAAGTCCCTAATGAGGCCGTCCTCGCACAGGATAGCCCTCCCCGCGAGGAGCGATTCAAGGGTTATGAGAACGTTGAAGCCATCAACCCCGAGAACCCGGCCCCTAATCTCATCCGGCCGAAGGAGTTTTCGCTTAACTTCCTCAATCCAGGAATCCGGGAAGGCGCACCTTGCAAGAAGATGCCTCTCCTCCTTCCTCAGCCTGTAGTGGTTGGCCACGAAGTCCAACGCAACGCTCTTCCTGTAGCCCCTGTTGAGGAGGTACTTAAGGTCTCTGTACGCCTCAGCCAGCATGGTTAAAAATTGAGAAGGGTTCAGATAACCTTTTCGAGGGTCTCGCCGTCCTTGCCGGTGTGAATCCTTAGCCTGACCTTGCCCGCCAGCAGGGAGCTCTTGACCTTCTTC
This genomic interval carries:
- a CDS encoding DUF434 domain-containing protein, which produces MLAEAYRDLKYLLNRGYRKSVALDFVANHYRLRKEERHLLARCAFPDSWIEEVKRKLLRPDEIRGRVLGVDGFNVLITLESLLAGRAILCEDGLIRDLAYRGKYRPHGETGNNLRLIVSALAELSPGRAVFFYGKNNPGSGVVRKLTEELLDEFGVPGEVRLVKSPDHELKAFETVATADVGVIEKAGHVFDLAEFAGRLAGAGPVPLHDILKTSSLLESLKKF